GCGGACCTACCGCCTGCAGGACACCCGCCTGGTCCAGCTCTCCGAGGACGACTCCCCCGCGCTGCCCCCTTCCGAGGACGGCAAGCCGGTCACCACCAACTTCATCACCCAGTCCCTGGGCGGCAGCGGCAGCACCGCGATGGTGCCGCACGTCGGCCAGGACCCCGAGCCCGGTCCCGGAGCCTGGCTCATGTGCAGCGACGGGCTCTCCGACCTCGTGGCGGTGGAGGACATGGAGCGGATCATCGCCGAGGCCGACAGCGACGAGACCGCCGTCCACAACCTCTGGCAGGCCGCGATGGACGGCTCCGGCCGCGACAACATCAGCATCCTGCTCGTTCGCCGCGGTTGAACCGCGCGGGAACCTCGACGGCGGCCCCCGGAGCCGGTGCTCCGGGGGCCGCCGTCGTCTTCGGTGGCGCGTCGGTCTAGCCCTGGCCGCCCCGCTGGGAGCGCATGCGGACGATGAGGATGACGACCAGCGCGGCGACCGCGATGGCGGCGATCACGCCGATGATCGGGCCCATCGAGGCCATCGGGTCGGCGGGGGCCTCCTCCTCCCCGGCGGCGGGGGACTCGTTCTCGGTCGGGCTCTGCTCCGCCGTCGGCGATTCGCTCTCGACCGGGGCGGCCTCGGCCGCGACGTCCTCGGGCAGGGTGAAGGTCAGTTCCTCCTCCACCGGATGGCCGTCGGCGGAGATGATCCGGTAGCCGACGGTGTACTCGCCGGCCTCCTCCAGCGGGAGCAGGTCGGCGGAGGCCGTGTCGCCGTCGATCACCACGTCGCCGTCGACGTGGTCCTCGCCGCCGGGGCCGGTGACGACGATGCCGTTGCCGCCGTCGCCGATCTCGTTGCTGAAGGTGAGGGTGACCTCTTCGGGGACGCTGTCGAGTGTCTCGCCGTCCTCGGGCGAGGAGCCGGTGAGGACGTCGTGCGCCTGTGCGGCGGGGGCCAGGTAGATCGCGGGCAGCGTGAACGCGGCCAAGAAGGACAGCAGCGCGGCCCGGCGCCGGGCCGCGGAGGTGGTGCCGATCATGGGAGAACCCTTCGGGGTGAGATCGTTCGTCTGGTCAGGTCGGTGCGAGCGGACGGACGAACGGAGGGCCCCGAGTGGGGTGCGACCGCATCCCGCCGCGGTCGGACCGGGTCGGCGGCGGCGGCGCGGTCCGGCGCCGGACGGGTCCGGCGACGGCGAGGACGGGCGGTCGGACCGGTCGGGGCAGCGCGTGGCCGAGCAGCCCCAGCAGCGACCACAGGACGCTCTCGCCGTGGCTGAGCAGCGCCGAGGCCAGCAGCGCCGCCCACAGGTGGCCGAGCAGCATGCCGGGGGAGTAGCCCGCCACGCAGTGGCCGAGGTGGGCGAGCGGCGGCGCCGGGTGCGCCGGGGCGGAGTACTCGAACAGCAGGTGCAGTCCCACCTGCGCGGAGGAGAGCACGGCGAAGATCTCGCCGAACCCTCGCTGCGCGCGGGTGAACCCCGACAGCGCGAAGGCCATGAGAACCGCGGCGAGCAGGAAGGAACCGGGCGAGGGTTCACTGCCCGCCCACGCGGCGTGCCCGGCCCAGGCCGGCCCGGCGCACGCGACGGCCAGCACGGCCGTACGGATCAGCCACAGCGGGCCGCGACCGGGGAAGTGCACGATTGAGAACCTAACGCAGGGGCAGGCGGAGCGTATCCGGTCCGGCGACAGCGAACGGAGACCCCATGGCCGCCCGAACGCGAAGCGGCCGCCGGGGTCGGGTGACCCCGGCGGCCGAGCGTGGCCGGTCGTCAGCTCGCCGGTGCCAGCTCGCGACGCATGTAGCGGCGTTCCTCGGGCGTGGTCCCGCCCCACACTCCATGCGCCTCCCCGGCGCGCAGCGCCCACCGCAGGCACTCTTGGCGAACAGTACAGCTGCGGCAGATGGCCTTGGCGAGTTCCGCGTCGTGTCGCCCAGGCCCGGTCGTGCTCACCGGGAAGAACATCTCCGGGTCGTATTGGCGGCAGGCCCCCTGCTCGACCCAGTCTTCGCTTTCGTGGTAAAGGCGGTTCACCAGGCTCCTCCGATCCCCCGGCTCGTGATCCTTGCCGCCGCGTCCGCGAGTGGCCGGTGTGCTCTTCGCGGTCGGACCTCCGGGGTCCTCGCGTGCGGACGTTGACCTCGCGCGAAGACTGCCCAGGGTGCGCACAGAAGCTTCAACGCGTCTCGACCGATTGTAGTACTACGCAGGGTCGTACTACGCAAAGTCTGCTAAAAAATCCCCGAACTTTCAAGCGCTGATCTGCGTGTTCGCACCACTCGACACGCAGGGCGCAGGACCGGACACGCGTCACGGGACGTCCGATCCGATCGCCCCCGCCGCCGGTGCGGCCGCCTTCGGGCCTGCTCCCAGCGGGTCGGAGCCCGTTGCCCATGACGGAACGCGCACCCTCCGCTCCCGGTGGTCCGGTGCTCGGATGGGTCAGATTTATGTGATTTAAGACACCCTTAAAGTTTGGTCAGGTAGGCCCTATGTTTGCCTGTGACAGCGGCATAGTCCTGTCGGGACGGTCGCGGAGAGGTACCCGAACCCCGTTCGGCTGAGAGCCCCGAATCTCCTGGTGAACCTGGCGAGCACGGCGCTCGACCACCGTCCGCTCGCACGGCGGTCACCGGCGGAGCCACGCTGCGGCGGGCACTAAATAAACGGGCCCTACCCGGTGAGACATCGCCGAAACATTTGCCGTGAAATCAAGGGAAATGCTGCTCAGGAACGTTCGCTATGTTCCTGCGACGTGCCTCATGAACGACTCCACGCCGCTGACCGAGACGATCCCGCCAAACTCCATGACCGTTCCGTAGCCGCAGCGCGCACGGACCCCGACGGTGTAGAGATGGCGCCGCCCTCGCTCGACGATGGACGTCACCTGTGGCGCCTTGCGCACGATTCCGGCCTCGACATCAACTCGCCCTACGCCTACGTACTGTGGTGCCACGACTTCGCAACCACCTGTGTCGCAGCTCGCGACGCCGAGGGGGAATTGCGCGGGTTCGTCACCGGTTATGTACGTCCGGACCATCCCGACACCTACTTCCTCTGGCAGGTGGCCGTCGATCCCGGATTCCGCGGCCGCCGCCTGGCCCGCCGTATGCTCGACCACATCGGCGACCGCATCGCCGCCCGGGGCCTCACCTACCTGGAGGCCACCGTGACGCCGGACAACGCCGCCTCCCGCGCGCTCTTCGCGTCCTTCGCCCGCGACCGCGGCGCGGAGCTGACCTGGACGCCCCTGTTCGAGCGCGAGCACTTCCCGCAGGACGGCCACGGCCACGAGCCCGAGGAGCTCGTCCGCATAGGACCACTGACAGCGCCCCACTGACGAAAA
This sequence is a window from Spinactinospora alkalitolerans. Protein-coding genes within it:
- a CDS encoding copper resistance CopC family protein, which produces MIGTTSAARRRAALLSFLAAFTLPAIYLAPAAQAHDVLTGSSPEDGETLDSVPEEVTLTFSNEIGDGGNGIVVTGPGGEDHVDGDVVIDGDTASADLLPLEEAGEYTVGYRIISADGHPVEEELTFTLPEDVAAEAAPVESESPTAEQSPTENESPAAGEEEAPADPMASMGPIIGVIAAIAVAALVVILIVRMRSQRGGQG
- a CDS encoding WhiB family transcriptional regulator, whose amino-acid sequence is MNRLYHESEDWVEQGACRQYDPEMFFPVSTTGPGRHDAELAKAICRSCTVRQECLRWALRAGEAHGVWGGTTPEERRYMRRELAPAS
- the ectA gene encoding diaminobutyrate acetyltransferase, producing MAPPSLDDGRHLWRLAHDSGLDINSPYAYVLWCHDFATTCVAARDAEGELRGFVTGYVRPDHPDTYFLWQVAVDPGFRGRRLARRMLDHIGDRIAARGLTYLEATVTPDNAASRALFASFARDRGAELTWTPLFEREHFPQDGHGHEPEELVRIGPLTAPH